A window of Cryptomeria japonica chromosome 3, Sugi_1.0, whole genome shotgun sequence contains these coding sequences:
- the LOC131045359 gene encoding large ribosomal subunit protein uL14, whose product MSKRGRGGSAGNKFRMSLGLPVAATINCADNTGAKNLYIISVKGIKGRLNRLPAACVGDMVMATVKKGKPDLRKKVMPAVVVRQRKPWRRKDGVYMYFEDNAGVIVNPKGEMKGSAITGPIGKECADLWPRIASAANAIV is encoded by the exons ATGTCGAAACGAG GTCGGGGAGGAAGTGCTGGAAATAAGTTTCGGATGTCACTGGGTCTTCCAGTGGCTGCCACGATAAACTGCGCCGACAACACAGGAGCTAAAAATCTCTATATCATCAGTGTCAAGGGAATTAAGGGGCGGCTGAACAGGCTTCCTGCAGCCTGCGTGGGTGACATGGTCATGGCCACAGTCAAGAAAGGCAAGCCCGATCTGCGGAAGAAGGTCATGCCAGCTGTCGTCGTTCGTCAGAGGAAGCCTTGGAGGCGAAAGGACGGCGTTTACATGTACTTTGAAG ACAATGCTGGCGTGATTGTGAACCCAAAGGGAGAAATGAAAG GTTCTGCTATCACAGGGCCTATTGGCAAAGAGTGTGCTGATTTATGGCCTAGGATTGCTAGTGCTGCAAATGCTATCGTTTAG